In the genome of Oryzias melastigma strain HK-1 linkage group LG19, ASM292280v2, whole genome shotgun sequence, the window caaaatttgacttaagttctttagtcaaattggagtttaggtaatattttagcagtatgcaaactgttttgggaaattttgactttattttgttctttaggcaaattagagttaagctaatattttaaacgcatgccagctgttttgtcaaaatctgaatatttaaaaactctttAGGCAAAGTggggttaagctaatattttaccattatgctagctgttttggccaaattttagttttcttcattctttaggcaaattgaagtttagctaatattttagcattaggctagctgttttgtcaaaatcatacttttttaagttatttaggcaaattggagtttagctaatattttagcattatgcttgCTGCTTTggcataattaaaacatttttttgcaaatagtttGCCGTTgttaatttggagattagctaatatttccgctttAACTAACTGGTTTgtcaaaattcaacttttttatttttttggcaattttggagtttagctaatattttagcattatgctagctgtttttgcataatttaaatatttttttgtaattttttatttactgctgCTAATTTgcagattagctaatatttctgcattatgctaactggtttgtcaaaattaaactttttaacttcttttggcaattttggagtttagctaatatttttgcgttgtgctagctgttttggcaaaatttaacttttttttgttgtttatgcaaattggagtttagctaatattttagcatcatgctagctgttttggcaaaatctgactttttaaagttcttaaggcaatttgggagtttagctaatattttagcattacgctagcagttttggcaaaattagaaattttcccagtttttttttggcaaatttagcatgtagctaatattttggcaagctattagctttagctttcagctatcagcttgagcatttttagctaccagtctcagcattttcagcttttaactaGCATCTTctgtggccacattcagctacagcattcccacttgcattattgcaggtaatgctacatatctagtctGTAATCGATTTTAACATTAATGGTTTCATAGTTTTATACAGGATGGGTTACCTGTTTTAAAGGACAGCTCATCGCCCTCCTCACCAATGTAGTCGTACAAAGCTCGCACCTTAACGCCCCCAATCATCACTCTACGACGAGAGAAAGTGTTCACGTTGgctttttaatactttaaataatttactcAGAAAAACCTACGGTCggctttcttttccttttcgaTCTCTCTTCTTTCTCTTGAGCTTTTTTACTGGTGGGACCCATTCCTGGAGAAAGAGACGGAAGAGAGTGGgcaaaaatagcaaattagTTGGGAAAATATTTCTGGAAAAAGAGATTGTTTTGGtactagaacatttttttacataccTCAATCTTTGGCCAATCTGTTGGCATTCCTGGACCATTATTGTTCTTCCACCATTTCAGATCATCTTGTTCATCTATAGacatcagagtctgatggaGCTCGCTGTAAACTGCTTTCACACTAAAGACACAAGGAAGGCACTGTATTGGGACCccttgctttaaaaataaattatttttggacTTATTAAGTACACAAAAGTCACCTCTCATTGTTGGTGATGTCCAGATGTCTGTGGATCGAGAGGAAGACTTGCTTCAAAAAGTTGATTCTCTTCCCTTCTTCCTCCTGCGACTGTTCAAAAATGGCCTCCATCTCCTCCATGTAACGAGGCGTATAGgatgtcacttcctccagccCCTTTTCGTATTGATCTCTTGCCTGTGGGGAGTTCAGAGGTAACAAATTAGTGCTGAACAACAGGGCTGTCCTCCCCGCTGTAGCCAATGCATACGAAGCATCTGGTTCTTTTCTCTGTTCTCATGCTGGTCTCCATAAACAGAGGAgagtaacaacaacaacacctCCTCATTTGGGAAGTGCTCAGGGCAGGATTTTTAGGCTGAGTTTCATGTTTAGAAACTTCCCAAGTGAAAAATGTCACCATAGGAGGTACTCCACGAACTGATTTCTGGAGAGCATATTGTCTTAAAGTagaattgtgaaaaaaaatctataaaatgaTGATGAAATGACAGTAAACATGGCTAGATTACAACAATTTGACACTTAGAATAAAGTGTTGAAGTGTGTTAACATCTGTTTTCACCTTTTCCTTCTCCTCTGTGGCCTTTTCTCTGGCTTCAGAgtgcttctgctttttctcCTCACTCATCTCAGAGTTCTCATTTGCTTGTTTCTCTTTGTCAAGGGCGACTTGTTCTCTCTGACAAGACTTGTGGTATGCAACTCGAGCTTTCTCCAGCTGTTGAATACATATTCAAACAAATGAATCAAAGTTACACCATTAAAAAccatgtcatttaaaaaaatccaataaaaaaaaaaatagggtcATTTCACAAGACTTGAATGTTAGtcgtaaaataaaagttttagaaccacaaaatgtactttaaaaccCATTAAGAAAGGAGATGGTGCTTTTTAGTTGGCTTATTCTCTTGTATTACAAAGAACCACACTCCTTTtctcaggtaaaaaaaatgtgttttatatatatatttttttaattctcactTTTTATACGTGTGCTCGAATGTGTTTATTGCTCACAGGAGTAGCTACTGTTATAATGTAATTGTATTTCTGACTGTGAAAGAAGttggaaataaatcttaaacaaaaatatcttgTATTTAAATTCCTGCCATGGAATAATCCCGTAATGCCTGAGCAAATGTCTCTTGTAGTTGTTTCAAGTGTTGGATAATCTTTTTGTGCCTCAATAGTCAAATTATTGGGTTAATTCAGtcacaaatttgttttaaaggtcGTAAACCTTCACAAAGTTGTCTCAGggatttatttaatcaaactaTAACAAACTGAGAACAGCACTTGAAAGATGATGTCTTTTTTGAGGCCTGCTATATACAGAAGACTTGTACTACCAATCAAAAAAGTTAGAATTGGTCCGCATTggttttgaagtgtttttgattttcttgaattaatgaaaactacaaaaataactttaaaataaaattgtgctcaaacaaaacaacagagtGAATGACTAGAGAGAAGGATGAGAACCTGTAACGAATTAcctggtttattcaaatatttgtggattttgtgCATTAGGATCTCCTCTTTCACAAAAGCACATTAGCTAtgataaaatacaaacttttaaaatacaaataatatgtATAATAATAGTATTAGGTACCCCTTATGCATTTTGTGGATGAACAGAAGCAAAAATACTTTGAATATTTCAGTAACATTTGAGTGTATGGCCGCCATTTTTGCAAATGGACGCCATTTGGATTTATCATTCGGCTAACATTCATTTGTGAAATTAGGGATCCTAATCTACATCcttgccaaatttggtgcttgtattaaaaaaatgcaaaatttgtctaaaatatgAAACTAACTGATTTTGCTTCATCATTTCATGTATATGAGGACTTTAGGtgacattttgctaatatttttaaaaatacaaattcaaaaggattaaaaaatgttactaaTTTGCATGTTTTGTCTGTATTTTAGCTAAACAATCACAGATAGGTGTGCAAATTGAGAGCTTTTTGAGATGAGTTTGAGACACAAAAGCCTGGAAAAAcggagcggtttgttttcacggttgTAGcccgctagcatgtcattgcgtcattgtgtTACGACGACTAGTAAAGCAAATACTATGGAGGtcctcgtctttttcttgctttactttttgtacatcttGTAAAagaggaatttaatgttttttgaaagaagattgcaggtggctaagaagaatactgcAGTGAAGAGGTAAACAGAAATGCTAGCTTACCGCTATATCAGCGCTCTCTAATGTCGCCctcgttctatttttctaagGACCCACAACGGAAACTGttaaatgggtcaattttatgATGGAAATACTTAAAATACCAAACCGGCCTGCTTAGTGAAAAGTTTGAGAAGAAGTTTGAGAGCATTTCTGTTCATGCTAACATACTCAAATTACAGAGTAATGCTTTCCCTgcctgtttatttttaaatcaacaaaaatcattaaaaagtgaaagtaaCAAGAAACAGTCGGAGGAGTCATTCCTGACAAATGTCCACTGTAAACATAATACAAATACAtaatacaggtttttttttttgttttagctttttgtattttttgagagTGTTCTGTAGCATCTTTCAGGTGACATTAGCTTAATGTAGCACAAATGTTGGATTTAATCTTGAACAGCTGCTTTGTTCATGTTATAAAGACGCtttccaaaagtgttttttttttaatcttctatGATGTGATGTTTTCAAACAGTAACACAAATGAATAGCATTTAGAATgtcaataatttttaatttcttccaGATTAAATTATTATATACTAAAGTTTAAGAAAGTAATTTTGGGGCCAAAAACAGGTTTATTTCAGACAGATGCTTTTAATACTTTCAGTTCAAGTTTATCAAATTGCATAAATTGGGTTTATTGAGCTTCAAGCTTTCATAAAACTGCTGCCCTAATTTAATAAACGTGAAGTTGTTAAGTTTCCCACTGAacacaaatcataaaaaatgaggAATTTCTCTAAGCCTCTTCC includes:
- the LOC112153848 gene encoding protein kinase C and casein kinase substrate in neurons 2 protein gives rise to the protein MANPPREVLEDVKKQSFWMPGNFVRTVHRTDQSFQACNDIVACFAERAKVEKQYAQQLSQWSNKWKSIVDSRPLYGSLMRAWQCFFTSTERLSALHSSISQSLVEEEGERVKTWQKETFPKKLFCGFKESYDNRTSFSRAQKPWSKKLQKLEKARVAYHKSCQREQVALDKEKQANENSEMSEEKKQKHSEAREKATEEKEKARDQYEKGLEEVTSYTPRYMEEMEAIFEQSQEEEGKRINFLKQVFLSIHRHLDITNNESVKAVYSELHQTLMSIDEQDDLKWWKNNNGPGMPTDWPKIEEWVPPVKKLKRKKRDRKGKESRPVMIGGVKVRALYDYIGEEGDELSFKTGEVFLKVEEEDDQGWCRGVLSGGKEGFYPANYVEVVE